The alpha proteobacterium U9-1i genome includes a region encoding these proteins:
- a CDS encoding amidophosphoribosyltransferase, with translation MIQQRPILKFDLAPDQSADFEEIDKPREECGVFGVLGSDEASVLTALGLHGLQHRGQEGCGIVTFDGERFHTERHLGLVGENFSGNDLPKRLPGWAAIGHTRYATQGGAILRNVQPLFADIAVGGFAVAHNGNLTNSRALREQLVEDGAIFQSTSDTECVLQLLARSRRAKVVDRLVEALKQLQGAYALVCLTNNMLIGARDPLGIRPLVLGDRNGAPILASETCALDIIGATFVRSIEPGEVVVITRARDGSAKIETHFPLPRQAARPCVFEFVYFSRPDSVIDGRSVYDVRKRMGLRLAQEAAADVDVVVPVPDSGVPAALGFAQASGLPYELGIIRNHYVGRTFIQPKQETRNTGVRMKHAANRAVIAGKRVVLVDDSIVRGTTSRKIVQLVRDAGAKEVHLRSASPPIRFPDFYGIDMPTQDQLMAANMSLEEMTMSLGVDSLGFLSVDGLYWAMGQERNAALPQFTDHCFTGEYPTPLLDHSSDRAAKDFQLSLLVEGVGK, from the coding sequence ATGATCCAACAGCGCCCTATCCTCAAATTCGATTTGGCGCCGGATCAATCCGCCGATTTTGAAGAGATCGACAAGCCGCGGGAGGAATGCGGCGTCTTTGGCGTGCTTGGAAGCGACGAAGCCTCAGTGCTCACCGCGCTCGGCCTTCACGGTCTTCAGCATCGCGGCCAGGAAGGCTGCGGCATCGTCACGTTCGACGGCGAACGATTTCACACCGAACGCCACCTAGGCCTCGTCGGTGAAAACTTCTCCGGCAACGATCTGCCAAAGCGTCTGCCCGGCTGGGCCGCGATCGGCCACACGCGTTACGCCACCCAAGGCGGCGCCATCCTGCGCAACGTACAACCCTTGTTCGCCGACATCGCCGTCGGCGGCTTTGCCGTCGCCCACAACGGCAACCTCACCAACTCACGCGCCTTGCGTGAGCAATTGGTCGAAGATGGCGCGATCTTCCAGTCCACGTCCGACACTGAGTGCGTGCTGCAATTGCTCGCCCGCTCGCGCCGCGCGAAGGTCGTCGATCGCCTGGTCGAAGCGCTGAAGCAACTGCAAGGCGCCTACGCGCTCGTTTGTCTCACGAACAACATGCTCATCGGCGCGCGCGATCCGCTCGGCATTCGCCCGCTCGTCCTGGGCGATCGCAACGGCGCTCCAATCCTTGCGTCGGAAACCTGCGCACTCGACATTATCGGCGCCACGTTCGTGAGATCGATCGAACCCGGCGAAGTGGTCGTCATCACCCGAGCGCGCGACGGCTCGGCCAAAATCGAAACCCATTTCCCGCTGCCGCGCCAGGCCGCGCGTCCGTGCGTGTTCGAGTTCGTCTACTTCTCACGGCCCGACAGCGTCATCGACGGCCGCTCCGTCTATGATGTGCGCAAACGGATGGGTCTACGCCTGGCGCAGGAAGCCGCCGCTGACGTCGACGTCGTCGTGCCGGTGCCGGATTCAGGCGTGCCCGCCGCACTCGGCTTCGCACAGGCGAGTGGCTTGCCGTACGAACTGGGCATCATCCGCAACCATTATGTCGGCCGCACCTTCATCCAGCCGAAGCAGGAAACCCGCAACACTGGCGTTCGTATGAAACACGCCGCCAACCGTGCGGTGATCGCCGGCAAGCGCGTCGTGCTGGTGGACGACTCGATCGTGCGCGGCACCACATCGCGTAAAATCGTGCAGCTGGTGCGCGACGCCGGGGCCAAGGAGGTTCACCTCCGCAGCGCCTCGCCGCCGATCCGCTTTCCGGACTTCTACGGCATCGACATGCCCACCCAGGATCAGCTCATGGCCGCCAATATGAGCCTTGAGGAAATGACCATGAGCCTCGGCGTCGACAGCCTCGGTTTCCTTTCGGTCGATGGGCTCTATTGGGCGATGGGCCAAGAACGCAACGCCGCTTTGCCGCAATTCACCGATCATTGCTTCACCGGCGAGTATCCAACGCCCTTGCTTGATCATTCTTCCGATCGCGCGGCCAAGGACTTTCAACTTTCGCTGCTTGTTGAAGGCGTCGGCAAATGA
- a CDS encoding oxidoreductase: MTTATGRVALVTGASRGIGRAVAVQLAQEGWRIVAMARSVKALEKLDDEITKAGGEITLVPGDLRDGDSIDRLGGALHERFGRIDGLAACAGVLGTLTPAHQATPQMIDEVMAVNFTANWRLIRSMHPLLKLSDAGRAVFVTSGASRNIKAYWGGYSASKAALDALVTSYAAELNVTTIKANLFNPGPTRTAMRAKAFPGEDEMTLPPPEEIAPAITAMLAPSYAENGAWVQFKR; encoded by the coding sequence ATGACCACCGCAACGGGGCGCGTTGCCCTCGTGACAGGCGCTTCGCGCGGCATCGGCCGCGCGGTCGCTGTGCAGCTCGCGCAGGAAGGCTGGCGCATTGTCGCCATGGCGCGAAGCGTCAAAGCGCTGGAGAAGCTAGACGACGAAATCACCAAAGCCGGCGGCGAAATTACGCTGGTGCCCGGTGATCTGCGCGATGGCGACAGCATCGATCGCCTCGGCGGGGCGCTGCACGAACGCTTCGGCAGGATCGATGGCTTGGCCGCGTGCGCTGGCGTGCTCGGGACGCTTACGCCCGCCCACCAAGCGACGCCGCAAATGATCGATGAAGTAATGGCCGTGAACTTCACCGCCAACTGGCGCCTCATCCGCTCGATGCACCCGCTGTTGAAGCTTTCGGACGCCGGCCGCGCCGTGTTTGTCACCTCCGGCGCGTCGCGCAACATCAAAGCGTATTGGGGCGGCTATTCGGCCAGCAAGGCCGCGCTCGACGCGCTGGTGACGAGCTACGCCGCTGAACTCAACGTCACCACCATCAAGGCCAATTTGTTCAATCCCGGCCCCACCCGCACCGCGATGCGCGCCAAGGCGTTCCCCGGCGAAGACGAGATGACGTTGCCGCCACCCGAAGAGATCGCGCCGGCCATCACCGCGATGCTTGCGCCCAGCTACGCCGAAAATGGCGCGTGGGTGCAATTCAAGCGCTAG
- a CDS encoding NAD(FAD)-utilizing dehydrogenases codes for MTFDSIIIGAGAAGLYAAFQAGRRGRRVLVLEHNTEPGAKIIISGGGRCNFTNLHAAPDRFLSANPHFARSALARHTQRDFIALIEKHGIAYYEKTLGQLFCEGARASHKVVRMLLDECDAAGVTLRTNTRVSNVSRTERFRVETSTGAFESDTLLIATGALSIPKLGATSFAYDIAKQFHVPVTTTRPGLVPLTFNDADLTWMRPLSGVSADIVARAASGPAFREAALFTHRGLSGPAILQASSYWREGEEIVVDWLPDATDQTLIERKRARPKAHIKAALAEMLSERLAAVLSENLPQAPLGDLKDAALTEALRALKTFTLAPSGSEGYAKAEVTVGGIDTSALSQQTMEVRAVPGLFFVGEAVDVTGWLGGYNFQWAWSSGWAAGQAI; via the coding sequence GTGACCTTCGACAGCATCATCATCGGCGCCGGCGCCGCAGGGCTTTACGCCGCGTTTCAAGCCGGCCGGCGCGGGCGGCGTGTGTTGGTGCTGGAGCACAACACAGAGCCCGGCGCGAAGATCATCATTTCCGGCGGCGGCCGCTGTAATTTCACCAACCTCCACGCAGCGCCGGATCGCTTCCTAAGCGCCAATCCGCATTTCGCCCGCTCGGCGCTTGCGCGCCACACCCAACGTGACTTCATCGCGCTCATCGAGAAGCACGGCATCGCCTATTACGAAAAGACGCTTGGCCAGCTCTTCTGCGAAGGCGCGCGCGCTTCGCACAAGGTCGTGCGAATGCTGCTGGACGAATGCGACGCCGCTGGCGTTACGCTGCGAACAAACACGCGCGTCTCGAACGTCAGCCGCACTGAGCGCTTCCGCGTGGAGACCAGCACAGGCGCATTCGAAAGCGACACGCTGCTCATCGCCACCGGCGCGCTTTCGATCCCGAAACTAGGTGCGACGTCGTTCGCCTACGACATCGCCAAACAATTCCACGTGCCGGTCACGACGACACGCCCCGGCCTCGTCCCGCTTACCTTCAACGACGCCGATCTCACCTGGATGCGCCCGCTCTCCGGCGTGTCCGCCGACATCGTCGCGCGCGCAGCCAGCGGGCCAGCCTTTCGCGAAGCAGCTCTCTTCACCCATCGCGGCCTCTCCGGCCCAGCAATCTTGCAGGCGTCATCCTATTGGCGCGAGGGGGAGGAGATCGTCGTCGATTGGCTGCCCGACGCCACCGACCAAACCCTGATCGAACGCAAGCGCGCGCGCCCCAAGGCGCACATCAAAGCTGCGTTGGCGGAGATGCTGTCGGAACGCCTCGCCGCCGTACTCAGCGAAAATCTGCCGCAAGCGCCGCTCGGCGATCTCAAGGATGCGGCGCTCACCGAGGCCCTACGCGCGCTCAAAACGTTCACGCTCGCGCCGTCGGGCAGCGAAGGCTACGCCAAGGCTGAAGTTACGGTTGGCGGCATCGACACAAGCGCATTGTCACAGCAAACCATGGAAGTACGCGCCGTACCCGGCCTCTTTTTTGTAGGTGAAGCCGTCGACGTCACAGGCTGGCTGGGCGGCTATAACTTTCAGTGGGCGTGGTCGAGCGGCTGGGCCGCGGGACAAGCGATCTAA
- a CDS encoding predicted acyltransferases, giving the protein MRIVLAILIGGVLAGALDIAYACIHYGLVYGVPPERIFQSVAAGLIGREAATGGGWNTAMLGLGAHFVLTTIMAAFFVAWTRMVPDLNKWPLLSGTTYGLAIFAIMQVVVLPMSATEGAGGGPEGQFLFAGLLIHAFGVGLPIALAAKRFA; this is encoded by the coding sequence ATGCGCATTGTTTTGGCCATTCTGATCGGCGGCGTGTTGGCGGGCGCGTTGGATATTGCGTACGCGTGCATTCACTACGGGCTCGTCTATGGCGTGCCGCCAGAGCGCATCTTTCAATCGGTGGCGGCAGGACTGATAGGCCGTGAAGCGGCGACGGGCGGCGGCTGGAACACGGCGATGCTTGGTCTCGGCGCGCACTTCGTGCTCACGACGATCATGGCGGCGTTCTTCGTCGCGTGGACGCGGATGGTTCCCGATCTGAACAAATGGCCGCTGCTCTCAGGCACGACGTACGGCTTGGCGATTTTCGCGATCATGCAGGTTGTGGTGCTGCCAATGTCGGCGACAGAGGGCGCTGGCGGTGGTCCTGAGGGTCAATTCTTGTTCGCTGGTTTGCTGATCCACGCCTTCGGCGTCGGTTTGCCGATTGCGCTCGCGGCGAAACGGTTTGCTTAG
- a CDS encoding GTP-binding protein EngA, producing MLKLAIVGRPNVGKSTLFNRLAGKKLAIVDDAPGVTRDRREAEGRLGDIDMTLIDTAGFEDVHDASLEARMRAQTEAAIADADVVLFLVDARAGLTPLDETFAALLRRADKPVILAANKAEGKAGEAGVNEAYELGLGEPIALSAEHGEGMAELYQAIRLAEPAANDEEIDPAKKPIRIAIIGRPNAGKSTLVNALIGEDRLLVGPEAGITRDAISVDWTWNDRSFRLVDTAGMRKKAKVQAKLERLSVGETLHAIRFADVCVLVMDANEAFEKQDLTIADLVVREGRAIVFALAKWDKIEDTRAHFEEMKLVAKESLPQARGAPLVTISAMAGVGLDRLMRAVLEAHGDWTARVKTSDLNAWLHATMGKHPPPAVHGKRIKPRYITQIKARPPTFVMLCSRADDLPESYKRYLVNGIREAFNLHAAPVRLIVKQGKNPFDEGG from the coding sequence ATGCTGAAGCTCGCCATTGTCGGCCGGCCCAATGTGGGCAAGTCCACGCTGTTCAATCGGCTGGCGGGTAAGAAACTCGCCATCGTCGATGACGCGCCGGGCGTGACCCGCGATCGCCGCGAGGCCGAGGGCCGGCTGGGCGATATCGACATGACATTGATCGACACCGCCGGTTTCGAGGACGTGCATGACGCGTCCCTCGAAGCGCGCATGCGTGCGCAAACCGAAGCGGCGATCGCTGACGCGGATGTTGTGCTGTTCCTCGTGGACGCGCGCGCTGGGCTGACGCCGCTCGATGAAACGTTTGCTGCTTTGCTACGCCGCGCAGACAAGCCGGTGATCCTCGCGGCCAACAAGGCCGAGGGCAAAGCCGGCGAAGCGGGCGTCAACGAGGCTTACGAATTGGGCCTGGGCGAGCCGATCGCGCTTTCCGCCGAGCATGGCGAAGGGATGGCTGAGCTTTATCAGGCCATCCGGCTCGCAGAGCCAGCGGCCAATGACGAAGAAATCGATCCCGCCAAGAAGCCTATCCGCATCGCCATCATCGGCCGGCCGAACGCCGGTAAGTCCACCTTGGTGAACGCTCTGATCGGCGAGGATCGTTTGCTGGTAGGCCCGGAGGCGGGCATCACGCGCGATGCAATCTCGGTGGACTGGACTTGGAACGACCGCTCGTTCCGTCTCGTCGATACCGCGGGCATGCGCAAGAAGGCGAAGGTGCAAGCGAAGCTCGAGCGCTTGTCGGTTGGCGAAACGCTGCATGCGATCCGCTTTGCGGATGTGTGCGTGCTGGTGATGGACGCGAACGAAGCGTTCGAGAAACAGGATCTCACCATTGCCGATCTCGTTGTGCGCGAAGGACGCGCGATCGTGTTTGCCTTAGCGAAGTGGGACAAAATTGAGGATACGCGCGCGCATTTCGAGGAAATGAAACTCGTCGCCAAGGAAAGCTTGCCGCAAGCGCGCGGCGCGCCGCTGGTGACGATCTCGGCGATGGCGGGCGTCGGTCTCGACCGCTTGATGAGGGCCGTCCTCGAAGCGCATGGCGATTGGACCGCGCGCGTGAAGACGAGCGATCTGAACGCCTGGCTGCACGCGACCATGGGCAAGCATCCCCCGCCCGCCGTGCACGGCAAGCGCATCAAGCCGCGCTACATTACCCAGATCAAAGCCCGCCCGCCGACCTTCGTGATGCTGTGCTCACGCGCGGACGATTTGCCGGAGAGCTACAAACGCTATCTGGTGAACGGCATTCGCGAGGCGTTCAATTTGCACGCCGCACCTGTGCGATTGATTGTGAAGCAGGGCAAGAACCCGTTCGACGAAGGCGGCTGA
- a CDS encoding outer membrane protein YfgL: MNRLGPIAAVLAAAAALSACSTVSRISDAVNPFNDDNTPSQTAPQDGRVSILTFEQQLTPDPALASRRPQSTPASTVVDWPQPGGAADNSPPNATGTTNFERAWRADLGAGSTNQSRIAAPPVISEGKLFFLDAEHRVHAIDAQTGARMWSERLRPESGGDRGGRGGGVAAVGGRVYVTTGFGFAVALDANTGTEVWRTSAGAPFHSAPTVSGGRVFATTNDSELVAMDANTGEVAWTHQAIAEPARILSASSVAIDGDTVVAPFASGELVALLAPNGRRLWTDSLSRTGRLTSLSAINDIAGRPVVDGGVAYAVSHSGVLAALDMRSGQRVWARGFASTQTPWVSGDALFAVSVDGELAAFDRETGGVFWVIQLRRYEDEADREDRLSWSGPIMVGGNLVLVNSLGEMVAVAPENGTIVSRADVDASVFIPPITANGTIYIVTDDARLVAYR; this comes from the coding sequence ATGAATCGTTTGGGTCCAATCGCCGCTGTGCTCGCCGCAGCTGCAGCTCTCTCGGCGTGTTCGACAGTGTCGCGCATCAGCGACGCGGTTAACCCGTTCAATGACGACAACACGCCCTCGCAAACCGCGCCGCAAGACGGGCGCGTTTCGATCCTGACGTTCGAGCAGCAATTGACGCCCGACCCCGCCTTGGCCTCGCGGCGCCCGCAATCGACGCCAGCGAGCACGGTCGTGGATTGGCCCCAGCCCGGTGGCGCCGCCGACAATTCGCCGCCGAACGCCACTGGCACAACGAATTTCGAACGCGCGTGGCGTGCGGATTTGGGCGCAGGCTCCACCAATCAATCGCGCATCGCCGCGCCGCCGGTTATTTCCGAAGGCAAGCTCTTCTTTCTCGATGCCGAGCACCGTGTGCATGCGATAGACGCGCAGACCGGCGCCCGGATGTGGAGCGAGCGGCTACGTCCCGAGAGCGGCGGCGACCGTGGTGGGCGCGGCGGCGGTGTCGCCGCAGTCGGTGGACGCGTCTACGTGACGACCGGCTTCGGCTTTGCGGTTGCGCTCGACGCCAATACAGGCACCGAAGTTTGGCGCACCAGCGCGGGTGCGCCCTTCCACTCCGCTCCGACCGTCTCGGGTGGGCGTGTGTTTGCAACCACCAACGACAGTGAATTGGTGGCGATGGACGCCAACACAGGCGAAGTTGCGTGGACGCACCAAGCCATCGCCGAGCCGGCGCGCATTTTGTCAGCATCCAGCGTTGCGATTGATGGCGATACAGTTGTTGCGCCGTTCGCCTCTGGCGAACTGGTCGCGCTGCTTGCGCCGAACGGCCGCCGCCTCTGGACGGACTCGCTTTCGCGCACGGGCCGCCTGACGTCGCTCTCGGCGATCAACGATATCGCCGGGCGTCCGGTCGTCGACGGCGGCGTTGCCTATGCGGTCAGCCATTCCGGCGTGCTTGCTGCGCTCGACATGCGCTCGGGACAGCGCGTCTGGGCGCGTGGGTTTGCATCGACGCAGACGCCTTGGGTTTCAGGCGACGCGCTGTTTGCAGTGAGCGTGGATGGCGAGCTTGCCGCGTTCGATCGCGAAACCGGCGGCGTGTTCTGGGTGATCCAATTGCGCCGCTATGAGGATGAAGCCGATCGCGAGGATCGCCTCTCCTGGTCGGGACCGATCATGGTCGGCGGCAATCTGGTGCTGGTGAATTCGCTCGGCGAGATGGTGGCGGTGGCGCCGGAAAACGGCACCATCGTGAGCCGCGCCGACGTGGACGCGTCGGTCTTTATCCCGCCGATCACGGCCAACGGCACGATTTACATTGTCACTGACGACGCGAGGCTCGTCGCTTATCGTTAA
- a CDS encoding Mlr7403 protein, producing the protein MSNETDSFIQEVDERVREDRVMTFFKRWGLWLGGALVVVLVGIGGWQLWRAQQTESARSQAEAYVAAQELARAGNLDDAKAAFENLTNEGPRTYRVMAQLEHAAVLEAQGDLQGALAEFDAAAEAATDPLMKRTAQMRAAYLVAETQDFAAVQARLTPIIEGGGQLATLAQELLAVEAWEAGEVDLARQTLDAIALAFEAPESVRQRAQVALAVIGPAPATAEQETTAPAPAAPAQ; encoded by the coding sequence GTGAGCAACGAAACCGACAGTTTTATTCAGGAAGTTGACGAGCGCGTCCGTGAGGACCGCGTGATGACCTTCTTCAAGCGCTGGGGGCTTTGGCTCGGCGGCGCTTTGGTGGTCGTGCTGGTTGGCATAGGCGGTTGGCAATTGTGGCGGGCCCAACAAACCGAGTCCGCGCGTTCGCAGGCCGAGGCCTATGTGGCCGCACAGGAATTGGCGCGCGCCGGAAATCTCGACGACGCCAAGGCCGCGTTCGAGAACCTTACCAATGAGGGCCCGCGCACCTATCGCGTGATGGCGCAGTTGGAGCATGCCGCGGTGCTTGAAGCGCAAGGCGATCTGCAAGGCGCGCTCGCCGAGTTCGACGCTGCCGCGGAAGCGGCGACCGATCCGCTGATGAAGCGCACGGCGCAAATGCGCGCTGCTTACCTTGTGGCCGAGACACAGGATTTCGCCGCTGTTCAGGCGCGGTTGACGCCGATCATCGAAGGCGGCGGCCAGCTGGCGACGCTCGCGCAAGAATTGCTGGCGGTGGAGGCCTGGGAGGCTGGCGAGGTCGATCTCGCGCGCCAGACACTGGACGCGATCGCGCTTGCCTTCGAGGCGCCAGAATCCGTCCGTCAACGTGCGCAGGTGGCGTTGGCCGTGATTGGTCCAGCTCCCGCGACGGCTGAACAAGAAACCACCGCGCCGGCGCCTGCCGCGCCCGCGCAGTAG
- a CDS encoding 3-methyl-2-oxobutanoate hydroxymethyltransferase has protein sequence MSQHNITRRVTAPDIRSRKGGEPVVCLTAYTAPMAEILDPHCDLLLVGDSVGMVVHGLPNTVGVTMEMMIMHGQAVMRASKHALVVVDMPFGSYEASAELAFANATRILKETGAQAVKVEAGTYVGDTIAYLVERGIPVMGHVGLRPQAVNVDGKFRAKGRTKEERTRVLAEAKAADAAGAFAIVVEGVDETLAPEITAAVKAPTIGIGASAQCDGQILVTDDMLGLFEWTPKFVRRYGDLKGVISASVAAYASDVRARRFPAAAETYALGGKPQRPRVAGSDKRG, from the coding sequence ATGTCCCAGCACAACATCACCCGCCGCGTGACAGCGCCCGACATTCGCAGCCGCAAAGGCGGTGAGCCGGTCGTGTGTTTGACCGCCTACACCGCGCCGATGGCCGAAATCCTCGATCCCCACTGCGACCTGCTTCTCGTGGGCGACAGCGTTGGCATGGTGGTCCACGGGCTGCCGAACACCGTCGGCGTGACCATGGAAATGATGATCATGCACGGCCAAGCCGTGATGCGGGCCTCCAAGCATGCCCTGGTGGTCGTCGACATGCCGTTTGGCTCTTATGAGGCCAGCGCCGAGCTCGCCTTCGCCAACGCCACGCGCATCCTCAAGGAAACCGGCGCTCAGGCGGTGAAGGTCGAGGCGGGCACCTATGTAGGCGACACGATCGCTTATCTGGTTGAGCGCGGGATCCCCGTCATGGGGCACGTGGGGCTTCGGCCGCAGGCGGTGAACGTGGACGGGAAATTCCGCGCCAAGGGCCGAACAAAGGAAGAGCGCACGCGGGTTCTGGCGGAGGCCAAAGCTGCCGACGCAGCGGGTGCGTTCGCCATCGTGGTCGAAGGCGTTGACGAGACCCTGGCGCCGGAGATCACGGCCGCGGTGAAGGCCCCCACCATCGGCATTGGCGCTTCGGCCCAGTGCGACGGCCAGATCCTGGTTACCGACGACATGCTCGGCCTTTTCGAGTGGACGCCCAAGTTTGTCCGCCGTTACGGGGACCTAAAGGGTGTCATTTCGGCATCGGTAGCGGCTTATGCGTCGGATGTCCGCGCCCGCCGTTTTCCTGCCGCAGCCGAGACGTATGCGCTGGGCGGGAAGCCGCAGCGTCCGCGCGTTGCCGGCAGCGACAAGCGCGGATAG
- a CDS encoding RNA polymerase sigma-70 factor of ECF subfamily: MCQSAAEADDLAQDAFMKAWDRMRDLETPAAFPGWFRRIAVTTFLMARRKQKAIFEEIDDASPIASEDSSPEHQAGAKIDLERAMAKLSDAERLCVTLNHGEGLSHSEIVDMTGLPLGTVKSHVLRGTEKLRRMLEAA; this comes from the coding sequence ATGTGCCAGAGCGCGGCGGAAGCGGATGATTTGGCTCAGGACGCGTTTATGAAGGCCTGGGACCGGATGCGAGATTTGGAGACGCCGGCGGCGTTTCCTGGATGGTTCAGAAGGATCGCGGTGACGACCTTCTTGATGGCGAGACGGAAGCAGAAGGCAATATTCGAGGAAATTGACGATGCGTCACCAATTGCCTCCGAGGATTCATCCCCGGAACACCAAGCGGGCGCTAAGATTGACCTGGAACGTGCAATGGCGAAGCTTTCTGACGCGGAAAGGCTGTGTGTGACCTTGAATCACGGTGAGGGACTGAGTCATTCTGAGATCGTCGATATGACGGGGCTTCCCCTTGGCACCGTTAAGTCCCACGTTCTAAGGGGAACGGAAAAGCTTCGCCGCATGTTGGAGGCGGCATAA
- a CDS encoding RNA polymerase sigma-70 factor of ECF subfamily, producing the protein MRGDEEERLIAAARRGESRAFAALVDQAQQKVRGFLRRYTGDWSDADDLSQEAFVVAWSRLSRFEGRSSFASWVCGIGYRLARDARRARGRAATRDAQWLEQSACAAVAPIEDRLALAAAMAALPEDQRAAVALCLGEGFSHGEAAAILDLPLGTVKSHVTRGREKVLRALEAGDE; encoded by the coding sequence ATGAGGGGCGATGAGGAAGAGCGCCTCATCGCGGCCGCACGACGCGGCGAAAGCCGCGCTTTCGCGGCGCTGGTCGACCAAGCGCAGCAAAAGGTGCGCGGCTTCCTGAGGCGCTACACCGGGGATTGGAGCGACGCTGACGACCTTTCACAAGAGGCGTTCGTGGTCGCTTGGTCGCGACTTTCGCGCTTTGAGGGCCGCTCGAGCTTTGCGTCGTGGGTGTGCGGTATCGGCTATCGCTTAGCGCGCGATGCGCGCCGCGCGCGCGGACGCGCCGCCACGCGAGACGCGCAATGGCTTGAGCAGTCTGCGTGCGCAGCGGTGGCGCCCATCGAGGATCGGTTGGCGCTTGCCGCGGCGATGGCGGCGCTGCCGGAGGATCAACGCGCGGCGGTGGCGCTGTGTTTGGGCGAAGGCTTTTCGCACGGCGAGGCGGCTGCGATCCTGGATCTGCCGCTTGGGACGGTGAAGTCGCATGTGACGCGAGGACGTGAGAAAGTGCTTCGCGCGCTGGAGGCCGGCGATGAGTAA
- a CDS encoding glutathione S-transferase: MTQPIELYFWPTPNGWKISVALEELELPYVMKPVAIGKGEQFKPAFLAISPNNRMPAIVDPDGPDGKPISVFESGAILQYLGRKTGKLYPKDERARVAVDEWLFWQMSGVGPMFGQASHFKNYAPGLVDDPSKIEYSVTRYNNEVNRLCGVLDRRLDGRDYLAGDYSIADIATYPWVKLAGLFGQALEDFPRLQAWLDRIAARPAVQRGFAVGAELRRSPPAPGSAELKEAAKALFGQTAASTVAKP, from the coding sequence ATGACGCAACCGATTGAGCTTTATTTCTGGCCGACCCCGAACGGCTGGAAAATTTCGGTCGCGTTGGAAGAGCTTGAACTTCCCTATGTGATGAAGCCGGTCGCGATTGGTAAAGGCGAACAATTCAAGCCTGCGTTTCTGGCCATCTCACCGAACAACCGCATGCCCGCGATCGTCGATCCGGATGGTCCGGACGGCAAACCGATTTCCGTTTTCGAGTCCGGCGCCATCCTTCAGTACCTTGGGCGCAAGACCGGCAAGCTTTATCCAAAAGATGAACGCGCGCGGGTTGCGGTGGATGAGTGGCTTTTTTGGCAGATGAGCGGCGTTGGTCCGATGTTTGGCCAGGCCAGCCATTTCAAGAACTACGCGCCGGGGCTCGTCGATGATCCGAGCAAGATTGAATATAGCGTCACGCGTTACAACAACGAGGTGAACCGTCTTTGCGGCGTGCTCGATCGACGGCTCGACGGGCGTGACTATCTCGCCGGCGATTATTCGATCGCCGACATCGCTACTTACCCATGGGTCAAACTGGCCGGATTATTCGGACAAGCCCTCGAGGATTTCCCGCGCTTGCAGGCTTGGCTTGACCGCATCGCGGCGCGGCCGGCAGTGCAACGCGGCTTCGCCGTTGGCGCAGAGCTGCGCCGGTCTCCGCCCGCGCCCGGCTCCGCTGAGCTGAAAGAAGCGGCGAAGGCGCTCTTCGGTCAGACCGCCGCCAGCACGGTCGCGAAGCCTTAG
- a CDS encoding conserved domain protein, protein MKRIALAAIAAATFAAPLAISTPAMADDHRGRHERGWDRHDRDYDNRDDRRDERRAYREGRRDERRADRWDDRRYNGYHYQGRWHYGPPPRHYRDVRYDYRSWRRGDRLPAYYRDRYYDVDYRDYRHLRPPPRGYRYYRDDRGDIILAAIATGIIASVILNN, encoded by the coding sequence ATGAAACGTATCGCTCTAGCTGCGATCGCTGCGGCGACCTTCGCCGCCCCGCTCGCGATTTCCACGCCAGCAATGGCTGACGATCATCGTGGCCGCCATGAGCGTGGCTGGGATCGTCACGACCGCGACTATGACAACCGCGATGACCGCCGTGACGAACGACGCGCCTATCGCGAAGGCCGCCGTGACGAACGTCGTGCCGATCGTTGGGATGATCGCCGCTACAACGGCTATCATTATCAAGGCCGCTGGCACTACGGCCCGCCGCCGCGCCACTATCGCGATGTCCGCTACGATTATCGTAGCTGGCGCCGTGGCGACCGTCTGCCGGCCTATTATCGCGATCGTTACTACGACGTAGATTATCGCGACTATCGCCACCTCCGCCCGCCGCCGCGTGGTTATCGCTACTACCGCGATGACCGTGGCGACATCATCCTCGCCGCGATCGCGACGGGCATCATCGCGAGCGTGATCCTCAACAACTAA